The Aneurinibacillus sp. REN35 genomic interval GCACTTCTATAATATGACAGACAATAAGAAAGCCATTCCGTATCATAAGGGAAATGGCTTTTTCACTTTATTTAACTCTATTAAATTATTTATTTAAATGCAACATTTACACGATAGCCAACAGGTTTATAGATTTGCTGAAGCACCCGTACGGCGCGATCCTCCGCCGTCTGCAGAATACCACTGGCCTTTGCTTCACGGCGCAATTGGCTGCGGGCTTCAGTCAGAAACGCCTGTTGCTCATCAGGTGTCATTTTTTTGCGGAAGATCTCCTCTTCTGAGAATGCTTTCACTTTATCAATATCAATATTAGGGTCCTGTAAGAAATCAGCCCGCGGTAGCGTTACTGTAATCTGCTTATTCGCCTCATCAATGACAATATCAGACGACGTAACCTTCTTCAAATCAATGCCGACCAGAACCTTAGCCGGTACATCAATATGGAAAAAACGCTTCGTACCCGGAAGCTCAAAGTCATAGAAGCGGTAAGCATCTTCCCCTTCTAGGGTTGTCATCATGACGGCCTCCGCTGTCGTCAAGTAGGATAGATCACGAATCTCCTGTACAACAGTCTGCCCAGTAACCTGTGGTGCACCGAACCAACCACTACCTGCCCAGATACCAGCCCCGATCACCGCTAATCCTAGAACACAAGCAGCCGTCCACGTCTTTACCTGCTTCGTCCAGCGCATTCGCGGAAACGAAAAACGCGCCCGCTTCCTCTTCTGAGGCGCTTGTTCTGTCTCTGCATACGGCAGCCGATAAATCGTTGCCCCTTTGTGTCCTTGTTCCGCTTCCTGCCGAACCCGTAGCATGTCGTCTTTGTTGTTCACCGTTTCTCCTCCTACTTTATATACCCTGTTGGTGACCTGCATTTTGTCTATACTAATTAAACGCAACAACGACAAAAAAGTCGCTAGGACATAGGAGCGACTTTTTATGCTTCGACTCGTACTATAAATACAGCAGCGTTACTATCATTATACCAAGCAGACAAGCCAAGAGAAAGAAAAAAGATACCCAGTGCATGATGCGAACGGTTTGTTTGATATCTTGCGCCTCAATGGAGCGGTATCGATCTCCCATTTTGGCACGATGCGACGGGATTCCCTGATAATAATTGGTTCCGCCAAGCTGGATGCCCAGCGCACCCGCTACCCCCGCTTCCGTAAATCCGCTATTCGGACTTGGATGACGCCTCGCATCACGAATAATGATAGCTGCACAATTACGCCAATTCAAACGCAGCAGCCAGCTTACACATATAAGCAGAAGCGCAGCCAGACGCGCGGGGACATAATTAACAAGATCGTCAAAACGGGCAGACGCCCAACCGAGATTTCGATAGGCATCGTTTTTATAACCAACCATCGAATCGAGCGTATTCGCTGCACGGTACGCCATCGCCAGCGGCGCGCCTCCAATCGCTGCATAAAATAGTGGAGATAAAATGGCATCGACAATATTTTCCGCTACTGTCTCCACAGCACCGCGTGATACCTCTCCTTCATCGAGCCGGTCCGTATCACGTCCGACTACCATCGCTAGTGCCTGCCGTGCCTCTTCAAGCTTCCCTTCCTTAAGTAAGCCATAGATACCTATGCCTGCCTCCGCAAGCCCCTTAGTGGCAATTGTAGTGGAGATAAGCCACGCTTCCACCACCCAAGAAAGCCATGGATGAATCCAGGACAAGAGAACAAGCAGCCACCATGTCAAGACGAAGCTGCCACCAACGAGTATAAGCGGAAATAAAATCCCTACATGCTTTAACTGCTCTTCGCGTACAACACGACGCCGAAGCTGCCGCTCCAACCATGTAATTACGCGGCCCATATAAACAACAGGGTGGGTCAACCACCGAGGGTCTCCGACCAATCTGTCTATAATATATGCGGAAAGTAAAACACATACACGTACAAGCATTATGACTCTCCCTGCGTAGCTACGGCTTCATACACTGCCTGATAAACAAGACGTCCGATCGCGTTACCGATCGTTGTTGCCGCCCCAGCAAATTGATGCGGTGCTCCATGTGCCTCATCCTGCGTAGCAGCAAATACAACAGCGTCAGTTGTTGTACCGGTTGCGGTCTCTCCATCTTCATCAGAAATCCCCAGATCTTGCAAAGCAGCGGACTTCGCTTCCGTAGCGGTAATGACGCTGTTGATCATAGCGGAGGGTGTGAGATGGGCGTCAGCTAACAGAAAGATATTGATTGTACCGCATTGATAGGCAGAGAACGTCTCCCGTGCTTTTCCGGCACGAGCACTGTTCCTTGTCCCGGCTGTAGCACAGCAGAGGATACGGTATCGATCACCCGCCTCCTCTGTAATAGAAGCATGCGTAATCTTAGCTGCCGTTTGTAACCCAATGGATGCATCAACAGGATAGCCCCATGCCCCCAGTTGATCCCTCATCATAATCGTAGGGTCTTCACAACGGTAGGTCAGCGGTACCTTCCAATTGATGAAGTGACTTGCTTGCGCGATACCACCCCGCCAAAGCGCGCTGCTAACCGCAGTAAGCGGCACCGGGGAGTGCAGCAGTAAATAATCCTCCTGATACGCAACAGTAATAGCCGGCCATATAGCTGATGTATAACGTGTAGATGAACGAAATGGCTGCGTCATACTGTAATTCCTTTCTGATTTCCTGCAACGGCAAATTCATAAACCGAACGATGCCATCCTTCCATCTGCTGGCGCAGCTCGGCGGCCTGCTGATGATAAATAGGAGAGTTGGTATCAAGAAGAATACCTGCTAATGTACCGCTGTGAGCAATTACGACACCAAGGCCTCCTATCTTATGGCAGAGCGCTTTCAATTCTGCAAAATCTGGATGCGGCAAACGCTTCTGATGCATCTCAGCGCTGCGTGTAGCCACATAGCCAATTAGTTCACTGTCTCCAACGCGAAAAGCTTCCTGAAGTTTCAGTAAAAGCTGATCATATTCCTTTTCTTCCTGCAATGTATAATGAGCCTTGCGCTTATTAAACGATACGGTATCTACCTTACCGCCCCGATCCACACCTATGATCTGAAGCGATGGCAACTGACCCAGACTCGTAATGACTCGTCCTTCATGATGCTGATAAGCTACCACCTCATCATACATAATGCCGTCAGTCGGCTCTACCTGCACAAGCAATGATGAGATATGCTGTGGCAGCAGACGGAGCTGATGCGCTTTGGATACGGCGCGGCAGGCGGCCACCATATCAGCCGTACTGGTCGCAAATCCTTTACCGTCAGGAAGGGACTGCTCCAATAAGAGTGTGCCGCTCAACGAGAGCTGATACTGTGCCATCAATCGACGCAAAATACGGCGCACTTTAATTTTCTGTGGGGATGTAAGCAATTCGCCGGAAGCAGACGGATAAAACGTCGCTTTCGCAAAACTGGCAATAGGCAAAGAGACAAGAAAAGGCACACCCTCTCTCTGCCCCTGTAGCAGCTCGCCAAACGTATGGCATGCTGTA includes:
- a CDS encoding DUF4230 domain-containing protein codes for the protein MNNKDDMLRVRQEAEQGHKGATIYRLPYAETEQAPQKRKRARFSFPRMRWTKQVKTWTAACVLGLAVIGAGIWAGSGWFGAPQVTGQTVVQEIRDLSYLTTAEAVMMTTLEGEDAYRFYDFELPGTKRFFHIDVPAKVLVGIDLKKVTSSDIVIDEANKQITVTLPRADFLQDPNIDIDKVKAFSEEEIFRKKMTPDEQQAFLTEARSQLRREAKASGILQTAEDRAVRVLQQIYKPVGYRVNVAFK
- the cbiB gene encoding adenosylcobinamide-phosphate synthase CbiB, encoding MLVRVCVLLSAYIIDRLVGDPRWLTHPVVYMGRVITWLERQLRRRVVREEQLKHVGILFPLILVGGSFVLTWWLLVLLSWIHPWLSWVVEAWLISTTIATKGLAEAGIGIYGLLKEGKLEEARQALAMVVGRDTDRLDEGEVSRGAVETVAENIVDAILSPLFYAAIGGAPLAMAYRAANTLDSMVGYKNDAYRNLGWASARFDDLVNYVPARLAALLLICVSWLLRLNWRNCAAIIIRDARRHPSPNSGFTEAGVAGALGIQLGGTNYYQGIPSHRAKMGDRYRSIEAQDIKQTVRIMHWVSFFFLLACLLGIMIVTLLYL
- a CDS encoding adenosylcobinamide amidohydrolase — encoded protein: MTQPFRSSTRYTSAIWPAITVAYQEDYLLLHSPVPLTAVSSALWRGGIAQASHFINWKVPLTYRCEDPTIMMRDQLGAWGYPVDASIGLQTAAKITHASITEEAGDRYRILCCATAGTRNSARAGKARETFSAYQCGTINIFLLADAHLTPSAMINSVITATEAKSAALQDLGISDEDGETATGTTTDAVVFAATQDEAHGAPHQFAGAATTIGNAIGRLVYQAVYEAVATQGES
- a CDS encoding GHMP family kinase ATP-binding protein, encoding MKATTGTACHTFGELLQGQREGVPFLVSLPIASFAKATFYPSASGELLTSPQKIKVRRILRRLMAQYQLSLSGTLLLEQSLPDGKGFATSTADMVAACRAVSKAHQLRLLPQHISSLLVQVEPTDGIMYDEVVAYQHHEGRVITSLGQLPSLQIIGVDRGGKVDTVSFNKRKAHYTLQEEKEYDQLLLKLQEAFRVGDSELIGYVATRSAEMHQKRLPHPDFAELKALCHKIGGLGVVIAHSGTLAGILLDTNSPIYHQQAAELRQQMEGWHRSVYEFAVAGNQKGITV